The following proteins are co-located in the Corynebacterium kalinowskii genome:
- a CDS encoding ABC transporter ATP-binding protein: protein MADIAAHAEELVKQYGTGEAAVRALDGVSIQFEKGKFTAIMGPSGSGKSTLMHCMAGLDAPTGGRTYIGETELSQMKDKDLTALRRDRLGFVFQSFNLVPTLNARENITLPVDIAGRKVDEAWFEEVTNRLGLTSRLSHRPSELSGGQQQRVAVARALISRPDIIFGDEPTGNLDSNSSAEVLNILRTSVDDLGQTVVIVTHDPKAASYADRVVFLADGKLVDELLEPTTEKILSVMARIEER from the coding sequence ATGGCCGACATCGCCGCGCATGCGGAAGAACTTGTCAAACAGTACGGCACTGGCGAAGCAGCGGTACGCGCCCTGGACGGCGTGTCCATCCAGTTCGAAAAGGGCAAGTTCACAGCCATCATGGGCCCATCAGGATCGGGTAAGTCCACCCTCATGCACTGCATGGCCGGCCTAGATGCCCCTACCGGCGGCCGCACCTACATCGGTGAGACTGAGCTGTCCCAGATGAAGGACAAGGATTTGACCGCGCTGCGCCGCGACCGACTCGGTTTCGTATTCCAGTCTTTCAACCTCGTACCGACCCTGAACGCCCGCGAAAATATCACCCTGCCGGTAGATATCGCTGGTCGCAAGGTCGATGAAGCCTGGTTCGAGGAGGTGACCAACCGCCTTGGCCTGACGTCGCGCCTGAGCCACCGCCCCTCCGAGCTCTCTGGTGGCCAGCAGCAGCGCGTGGCCGTGGCCCGCGCGCTGATCTCCCGTCCCGACATCATTTTCGGTGATGAGCCAACCGGCAACCTGGACTCCAACTCCTCCGCTGAGGTACTGAACATTCTCCGCACTTCCGTCGATGACCTGGGCCAGACCGTCGTGATCGTCACCCACGACCCGAAGGCTGCGTCCTACGCAGACCGCGTGGTCTTTCTGGCTGACGGCAAGCTCGTAGACGAGCTGCTCGAGCCAACCACGGAAAAGATCCTGAGCGTGATGGCTCGCATCGAGGAGCGATAA
- a CDS encoding ABC transporter permease produces MASNAMRTISLRNIASHKVRLFLTILSVVLGTAFIAGSSMMTTSLKNSMDSLLTTAFDDVDVVMMPGKDSPLGVPMADVQKLRERPDAQSVDISAQQASVVITGSDGKPLQTGAAPAQAFAVAPGESFATGVTLAEGTKPEAENEIALNPGAMKKGDLKVGDTTTVVTPHGKTEMKVVGTFDAEVVTDSMVGVAFTEADFLKHFTDGEHVQLVTIGLNDGANADTVRTELQQQYPGVTIETGQSLVEQTTKLISQGLSFVNYILWAFAGIALLVGTFIISNTFAMIVAQRGRELALLRAVGASRGQITRSVVFEAIVVGLIGSIIGIFAGMGLVKILFALMGSQGMPLPDGGLGLDAKSILVPLGVGIVITVLSAWAPAQRAGATHPVQAMRSGDQSSNNSLLIRTVFGCLALAVGIGLALLGSLNSDLGGMTTRMSTIGTGAFLVVIGLWLAGPAFAGPLVGGLGRIVGAPFGAVGKLAATNSQRNPRRTAATAFALTLGLMMVSSIGMLGATMRDSMADMIDDSINADYVLTGSAGGAIGVPKDVPEVVAGVDGVESVTTTYAAPMLLGGKPMSDSMGAPNMKVVRGDISKAIKIELIDGTLDLPENEPGVIIAESTAETFDLKVGSNVTLTSLSGGQAKAPVKGIYKQNSTVGRALASYESAREINEEQSIQIDSIFVSAGGHSEQMRTKLQDATASHLVVGVKDKNEYIGETTSVINQMLSILYALLGLSVVVAILGIVNTLALSVIERRQEVGMLRAVGTQRGQIRRMIYIESAVIAFYGALLGAAVGLGIGWAFIHALSGEGMDSVVVPWGQVAAMLGASILVGIIAAVWPGHKAARTKPLEAITD; encoded by the coding sequence ATGGCAAGTAATGCAATGCGCACGATTTCCCTGCGCAATATCGCAAGTCACAAGGTCAGGCTATTCCTGACCATCCTGTCCGTCGTGCTTGGCACCGCGTTCATCGCCGGTTCTTCCATGATGACAACATCGCTGAAGAACAGCATGGACTCTTTGCTCACTACTGCGTTTGACGATGTCGATGTCGTCATGATGCCGGGCAAGGACTCCCCACTGGGTGTCCCGATGGCGGACGTTCAAAAACTCCGCGAGCGCCCTGACGCGCAGAGCGTGGACATTTCGGCGCAGCAAGCATCTGTGGTGATCACTGGCTCTGACGGCAAGCCACTGCAAACCGGTGCTGCCCCGGCCCAAGCCTTCGCTGTTGCGCCCGGCGAAAGCTTCGCCACCGGCGTGACCCTGGCGGAAGGCACAAAGCCCGAGGCTGAGAACGAAATCGCGCTGAACCCCGGCGCGATGAAGAAGGGCGACCTAAAAGTGGGCGACACCACCACCGTGGTCACCCCGCACGGCAAGACGGAAATGAAGGTGGTCGGTACTTTCGATGCCGAGGTAGTCACCGACTCCATGGTGGGCGTTGCCTTCACCGAGGCCGACTTCCTCAAGCACTTCACGGACGGCGAGCACGTTCAGCTGGTCACGATCGGCCTGAATGACGGCGCCAACGCCGATACCGTGCGCACCGAACTCCAGCAGCAATACCCGGGCGTCACCATCGAAACCGGCCAATCGCTAGTCGAGCAAACCACTAAGCTCATCTCTCAAGGCCTGTCCTTTGTGAACTACATCCTCTGGGCTTTCGCCGGCATCGCTCTGCTCGTGGGAACTTTCATCATTTCCAACACTTTCGCCATGATCGTCGCCCAGCGCGGCCGTGAACTCGCGCTGCTGCGTGCGGTCGGTGCCTCCCGCGGCCAGATCACCCGCTCGGTAGTCTTCGAGGCGATCGTCGTGGGCCTCATCGGCTCTATCATCGGCATCTTCGCCGGCATGGGCCTGGTCAAGATCTTGTTCGCTCTCATGGGCTCGCAAGGCATGCCGCTTCCCGACGGCGGACTGGGCCTCGACGCCAAGTCCATCCTGGTCCCGCTCGGCGTAGGCATCGTGATCACCGTCCTCTCCGCCTGGGCGCCCGCTCAGCGCGCGGGTGCCACGCATCCGGTGCAGGCGATGCGTTCCGGCGACCAGTCCAGCAATAATTCTCTGCTCATCCGCACCGTGTTCGGTTGTCTGGCTCTTGCTGTCGGCATTGGTCTGGCTCTTCTCGGCTCACTCAATTCCGATTTGGGTGGCATGACTACCCGCATGAGCACTATCGGCACGGGCGCTTTCCTGGTGGTCATCGGGCTGTGGCTCGCCGGCCCGGCTTTTGCAGGTCCGCTAGTGGGCGGTTTGGGCCGCATCGTGGGCGCTCCGTTCGGCGCGGTCGGCAAGTTGGCTGCAACGAACTCGCAGCGCAATCCGCGCCGCACCGCTGCCACTGCCTTCGCTCTCACCCTGGGCCTGATGATGGTGTCCTCCATCGGCATGCTGGGCGCCACCATGCGCGACTCCATGGCCGACATGATCGACGACTCCATCAACGCCGACTACGTCCTCACCGGCTCCGCGGGCGGCGCCATCGGTGTGCCTAAGGACGTGCCTGAGGTAGTCGCCGGAGTGGACGGAGTCGAATCCGTCACCACCACCTACGCGGCGCCGATGCTGCTCGGTGGCAAGCCGATGAGCGACTCCATGGGCGCACCGAATATGAAGGTGGTGCGGGGCGACATCTCCAAGGCAATCAAGATCGAGCTTATCGACGGCACCCTCGACCTACCGGAAAACGAGCCCGGCGTGATCATCGCCGAATCCACCGCAGAGACTTTTGACCTGAAGGTCGGCTCGAATGTCACCCTGACTTCCCTGTCAGGCGGCCAGGCGAAGGCACCTGTGAAGGGCATCTATAAGCAGAATTCCACTGTCGGCCGCGCCCTCGCCTCTTATGAGTCCGCGAGAGAAATCAACGAAGAGCAAAGCATTCAGATCGACAGCATCTTCGTCTCCGCTGGCGGTCACTCGGAACAGATGCGCACCAAGCTCCAAGATGCCACTGCCTCCCACCTTGTCGTGGGTGTGAAGGACAAGAACGAGTACATCGGAGAGACCACCAGCGTGATCAATCAGATGCTCTCCATCCTCTATGCGCTGCTGGGACTGTCCGTGGTTGTTGCGATCCTCGGCATCGTCAACACCCTGGCGCTTTCCGTGATCGAGCGTCGCCAAGAAGTGGGTATGCTCCGCGCCGTCGGCACGCAGCGTGGCCAGATCCGACGCATGATTTACATCGAATCTGCCGTCATCGCCTTCTACGGTGCTTTGCTCGGTGCCGCCGTTGGTCTCGGCATCGGTTGGGCTTTCATCCACGCCCTCTCCGGCGAAGGCATGGACTCGGTGGTTGTCCCGTGGGGTCAAGTCGCAGCTATGCTCGGCGCCTCGATCCTCGTCGGCATCATTGCTGCTGTCTGGCCAGGTCACAAGGCGGCTAGGACGAAGCCGCTGGAGGCTATTACGGACTAG
- a CDS encoding ABC transporter ATP-binding protein → METAARAVNLVKQYGSGTNIVHALDDVSVEFAKGQFTAIMGPSGSGKSTLMHCMAGLDAMTTGQALIGDTDLATLKDKELTKLRRDRLGFVFQYFNLVPTLNAEENITLPLSIAGKGVDKAWFDEVTTRLGLTDRLKHRPAELSGGQQQRVAIARALISRPDLIFGDEPTGNLDSNASKEVLDILRAAVDEMGQTVVIVTHDAKAASYADRVVFLADGKLVRELLDPTTEDILQVMGEMEGA, encoded by the coding sequence ATGGAGACCGCAGCACGAGCAGTAAACCTGGTCAAGCAGTACGGAAGTGGCACCAACATTGTCCACGCCCTCGACGATGTCTCAGTTGAATTCGCAAAAGGACAATTCACCGCCATCATGGGCCCATCCGGCTCAGGTAAGTCCACCCTCATGCACTGCATGGCAGGTCTTGACGCCATGACCACTGGACAAGCACTTATCGGCGACACAGACCTTGCCACGCTGAAAGACAAGGAGCTCACCAAGCTCCGACGCGATCGGCTGGGATTCGTCTTCCAGTATTTCAATCTGGTGCCGACCCTAAATGCCGAAGAGAACATCACCTTGCCGTTGAGTATTGCGGGCAAGGGCGTCGATAAGGCGTGGTTCGACGAAGTCACCACCCGCCTGGGCCTGACCGACCGCCTGAAGCACCGTCCCGCCGAGCTCTCTGGTGGTCAGCAGCAGCGCGTGGCCATCGCACGCGCACTGATCTCCCGCCCCGACCTGATTTTCGGCGATGAGCCCACCGGCAACCTGGACTCCAACGCGTCCAAGGAAGTGCTGGACATTCTGCGCGCGGCTGTGGATGAAATGGGACAGACTGTGGTGATCGTGACGCACGATGCCAAGGCAGCGTCCTACGCAGACCGCGTCGTGTTCCTTGCGGACGGCAAACTCGTCCGCGAACTGCTGGACCCGACGACCGAAGACATCCTGCAGGTCATGGGCGAAATGGAAGGCGCCTAA
- a CDS encoding ABC transporter permease, with protein sequence MKNAMRTISLRNLSAHKLRLALTLLAVILGTAFIAGSNMLSASMNNAFTDITTSTYESIDLQASPKDKMSLGIPLSVRDELRANPDIVAVDVEGLNPSIVVAGPDGKALQSGGAPSLALSQAPDGSTVGNITTLTEGSIPTEPGTAAINSGAAEKAGIKLGDDITMVSATSRDTYRVVGIYDTDMEVGGFVGLVIPESDYLKSFTDGQHLSGMPIDVKGDVAAAQATLEAKYPDLKFETGTALAEKANKEIKDSLAFMNYFLWAFAAIALLVGSFIISNTFSMIISQRLKEFALLRSLGASRSQITTAVVFEAAIVGLIGSALGILAGMGITKAIYAVMEAQDLGMPDAGLSLDTASIVAPIVVGVLVTVFSAWAPARRAGRVHPVQAMRSGDQSSSNSLTVRTIIGAVFMLAGAAAALYAGLNSDMGDTKTRAITVGVATFAVILGLWLAGPALSIPIVGSIGRVVGLPFGNVGKLASTNSRRNPRRTAATAFALTLGLTMVSAIGMMGATMRDNVDDLIDTTFTADYMLRAPATMGMPIPLTVPERVTHIDGVEAATALYLAPVTINKPPATAFNDMIGAIEGDPAKAMTLDMESGDSNLEGREGAILDSNLATEHGVQVGDTITLFSFSGEQTQAPVTGIFKPNPSIGTAILSMESVSRIVPEQRLRLLNVIIDAKDGADLQQLRTDLEDEVSGDLTVMVLDREDVKGEVGKQITMMLNILYALLALSVIIAVLGIMNTLALSVSERRQEIGMLRAVGMQRSQVSRMIHLEAIVIALYGAVVGSLIGLGLGWAFIKSLSDMGLTTISVPWLQVGVVVLASGLVGLIAALMPARGAARTQPLEAIEE encoded by the coding sequence ATGAAAAACGCAATGCGCACAATTTCCTTGCGCAATCTCTCTGCGCATAAACTCAGGCTGGCGCTCACGCTGCTGGCCGTCATCCTAGGCACCGCGTTCATCGCAGGCTCCAACATGCTGTCCGCGAGTATGAACAATGCCTTCACCGACATCACGACGAGCACGTACGAGAGCATCGACTTGCAGGCTTCACCGAAGGACAAAATGTCCCTCGGCATCCCGCTGTCCGTCCGCGACGAGCTCCGCGCCAACCCAGACATCGTCGCTGTGGACGTGGAGGGGCTCAACCCGAGCATCGTCGTGGCTGGACCAGATGGCAAGGCCCTGCAGTCCGGCGGCGCTCCTTCCCTCGCCCTGTCACAAGCACCTGATGGATCGACCGTCGGCAATATTACGACCCTGACCGAGGGCAGCATTCCGACCGAGCCGGGGACCGCGGCTATCAACTCGGGCGCGGCTGAAAAGGCTGGCATCAAGCTTGGCGACGACATCACTATGGTGTCCGCGACCAGCCGCGACACCTACCGCGTGGTGGGCATCTACGACACCGACATGGAGGTCGGTGGCTTCGTCGGCTTAGTCATTCCCGAGAGCGACTACCTGAAGAGTTTCACCGATGGGCAGCACCTCTCCGGAATGCCGATCGATGTCAAAGGTGACGTTGCAGCAGCTCAGGCCACCCTGGAAGCCAAGTACCCTGACCTGAAGTTTGAGACCGGCACGGCGCTGGCCGAAAAGGCGAACAAGGAGATCAAGGATTCCTTGGCCTTCATGAACTACTTCCTCTGGGCCTTCGCGGCGATCGCCCTGCTGGTCGGCTCGTTCATCATCTCCAATACCTTCTCCATGATCATCTCCCAGCGCCTGAAGGAATTCGCGCTGCTGCGCAGCCTCGGTGCCTCCCGCAGTCAGATCACCACGGCGGTGGTCTTCGAAGCGGCCATCGTCGGTCTGATCGGTTCCGCGCTGGGCATCCTCGCTGGTATGGGCATCACGAAAGCGATCTACGCGGTGATGGAAGCCCAAGACCTGGGCATGCCGGATGCTGGATTGTCATTAGATACGGCTTCAATCGTTGCTCCGATTGTCGTCGGTGTGCTGGTCACCGTGTTCTCCGCCTGGGCGCCAGCCCGACGCGCCGGACGTGTCCACCCAGTTCAGGCCATGCGTTCGGGCGATCAGTCTAGCTCCAACTCACTGACCGTTCGCACAATCATCGGTGCAGTCTTCATGCTGGCTGGTGCCGCTGCAGCGTTGTACGCAGGACTGAACTCGGATATGGGCGATACCAAGACGCGCGCGATCACCGTGGGCGTTGCCACCTTTGCGGTCATCTTGGGCCTCTGGCTCGCCGGTCCAGCACTGTCGATTCCGATTGTCGGCTCCATCGGTCGCGTGGTAGGCCTGCCGTTCGGAAACGTCGGCAAGCTGGCGTCGACAAACTCGCGTCGCAACCCACGCCGCACCGCAGCCACCGCTTTCGCCCTCACGCTGGGTCTTACCATGGTGTCCGCCATCGGCATGATGGGCGCCACCATGCGCGACAACGTCGACGACCTCATCGACACCACCTTCACCGCTGACTACATGCTCCGCGCCCCTGCCACGATGGGCATGCCGATCCCCCTCACCGTTCCCGAGCGAGTAACGCATATCGACGGCGTGGAGGCAGCCACCGCGCTCTACCTGGCGCCCGTAACGATCAATAAGCCACCGGCCACCGCTTTCAATGACATGATCGGGGCGATCGAAGGTGACCCGGCCAAGGCCATGACGCTGGACATGGAATCCGGCGACTCCAACCTCGAGGGGCGCGAAGGCGCGATCCTGGACTCCAACCTGGCCACGGAACACGGCGTGCAGGTCGGCGATACTATCACCCTCTTCTCCTTCTCCGGAGAACAGACGCAAGCGCCAGTGACGGGTATCTTCAAACCAAATCCGTCCATCGGCACGGCCATCTTGTCCATGGAGTCGGTCAGCCGCATCGTCCCGGAGCAGCGCCTGCGATTGCTCAATGTGATCATCGACGCCAAAGACGGCGCTGACCTCCAGCAACTCCGCACCGATCTGGAAGACGAAGTCTCCGGCGACCTCACGGTCATGGTTCTCGATCGCGAGGACGTCAAGGGCGAGGTCGGCAAGCAAATCACAATGATGCTGAACATCCTCTACGCGCTGCTCGCGCTATCCGTGATCATCGCAGTCCTCGGCATCATGAATACCCTTGCGCTGTCCGTATCCGAGCGGCGCCAAGAGATCGGCATGCTCCGCGCCGTCGGTATGCAGCGCAGCCAAGTATCCCGAATGATCCACCTGGAAGCCATTGTGATCGCCCTGTACGGCGCGGTTGTTGGCTCCCTCATCGGACTGGGGCTGGGCTGGGCGTTCATCAAGAGCCTGTCCGACATGGGGCTGACAACCATCAGCGTCCCGTGGCTGCAGGTCGGGGTCGTGGTCCTTGCCTCCGGTTTGGTAGGCCTGATCGCCGCCCTGATGCCAGCCCGTGGCGCAGCGCGAACCCAGCCGCTGGAGGCTATCGAAGAATAG
- a CDS encoding sodium/proline symporter gives MNVALIVLVVYFALMAAIGMWTTRRSSTSTEDYLLGGRRLGPAVTALRLQSSSMSGYMFLGAGSLGFTQGYFGMWYALGDLGGGILNLSVLGRRMRKLSKMLGSVSSIEYLEDRYQSPWVRIVAAPIALGALFLYVLSQFIAGGSGLASVTGLDFKVALLIAVGVIVLYTFLGGYLAVAYTDFIQAIVMLIGMLWILIATLRSVGGVTTGHERVGEVNPNLLTMWGADLQYQADWGTILGALLLFSIGYMGWPHVVVSHMAMEKPSVARGAGVYSMLFNILFIPAPYLIGTMAIVLLPGLSDPEQAIFEVAKSVLPEFAVGIVMAAVMAAIMSTADALLLQTSTIAARDVFGRFFIKNMSERQMVRISRTMVLLLAAGGIGLALWQPPGVFALVVFATTILGSAFAPAYICAVWWQKANSVGAIASMIAGTVVSVAWKQSGLADMTSTDPMLAGLLASTIAMVVGSLLTQKSHPVSSEIREAMADL, from the coding sequence ATGAACGTCGCACTCATTGTCCTGGTGGTGTACTTCGCGCTGATGGCGGCCATTGGTATGTGGACGACGCGGAGGTCGTCGACAAGCACCGAAGACTATTTGCTGGGCGGCCGCAGGCTGGGACCTGCGGTGACGGCGCTGCGCCTGCAGTCATCGTCGATGTCGGGGTACATGTTCCTGGGCGCTGGCTCGTTGGGATTCACCCAGGGATATTTCGGCATGTGGTACGCGCTAGGGGATCTCGGCGGCGGCATTTTGAACCTGTCAGTGCTAGGGCGTCGAATGCGCAAGCTGTCCAAGATGCTCGGTTCGGTGAGCTCGATTGAATACTTGGAGGATCGCTACCAGTCACCGTGGGTGCGGATTGTGGCCGCTCCCATCGCGCTGGGCGCCCTATTCCTCTACGTGTTGTCTCAGTTCATTGCCGGTGGCTCGGGTTTGGCATCGGTCACTGGCCTGGATTTCAAAGTGGCGCTGCTGATCGCGGTGGGCGTGATCGTGCTGTACACCTTCCTGGGTGGCTATTTGGCGGTGGCGTACACGGACTTTATCCAGGCGATCGTCATGCTCATTGGCATGTTGTGGATTTTGATCGCCACCCTGCGCTCCGTTGGTGGGGTGACGACGGGGCATGAACGCGTGGGAGAGGTGAACCCGAACCTGCTCACCATGTGGGGTGCCGACCTGCAATATCAGGCGGATTGGGGAACGATCCTTGGCGCGCTGTTGCTCTTTTCCATCGGCTACATGGGCTGGCCCCACGTGGTGGTCTCCCATATGGCAATGGAAAAGCCGTCCGTCGCACGCGGCGCCGGGGTTTATTCGATGTTGTTTAACATCCTGTTCATCCCCGCCCCGTATCTGATTGGCACCATGGCAATCGTGTTGTTGCCGGGTCTCAGTGATCCGGAGCAGGCCATCTTCGAAGTAGCCAAGTCGGTGCTACCGGAATTTGCGGTAGGCATTGTGATGGCAGCTGTGATGGCAGCGATCATGTCTACCGCTGATGCCCTGTTGTTGCAGACCTCCACCATCGCAGCGCGGGACGTCTTCGGGCGCTTCTTCATCAAGAACATGAGCGAGCGCCAGATGGTCAGGATCTCACGCACTATGGTGCTGCTACTGGCTGCCGGCGGAATCGGTCTCGCACTCTGGCAGCCACCAGGAGTGTTCGCGCTGGTCGTCTTTGCTACCACCATCCTGGGCAGCGCTTTCGCCCCGGCCTACATTTGCGCGGTGTGGTGGCAGAAGGCCAACTCAGTAGGTGCCATCGCCTCGATGATCGCCGGAACAGTGGTCTCCGTGGCCTGGAAACAATCCGGCCTGGCAGATATGACCAGCACCGATCCGATGCTCGCCGGGCTGCTGGCCTCCACTATTGCGATGGTCGTGGGCTCGTTGCTCACGCAAAAGAGCCACCCCGTTAGTTCGGAGATTCGCGAGGCGATGGCAGATTTGTAA
- a CDS encoding GyrI-like domain-containing protein — translation MEKTDLKKVHRAEYAPKNRSWELIDVPPAQYLMIDGAGDPNTSPLYKTAVEALYSVSYAIKFLSKAEQRDFVVMPLEGLWHAADYGVFTRAEKDSFRWTMMIRQPEWIGQEELQEGIDKAAKKCEFPDIRLATLSEGLCAQVLHIGSYDEEAPLLAQLHDEWMPERGLKFNGLHHEIYLSDPRRVGPERLKTVLRQPVSEYSPT, via the coding sequence GTGGAGAAAACAGATCTGAAGAAGGTGCACCGGGCGGAGTACGCGCCGAAAAACCGAAGCTGGGAGCTTATCGACGTCCCTCCCGCCCAATACTTGATGATCGACGGCGCGGGCGATCCCAACACCTCGCCATTGTATAAAACCGCAGTTGAAGCCCTGTACTCGGTGTCTTACGCCATCAAATTCCTCAGCAAGGCCGAGCAGCGCGACTTCGTCGTCATGCCACTTGAAGGCCTGTGGCATGCCGCGGACTATGGCGTATTTACCCGGGCAGAGAAGGACAGCTTTCGTTGGACGATGATGATTCGACAGCCGGAGTGGATCGGTCAGGAGGAGCTGCAGGAGGGCATCGACAAGGCCGCTAAAAAGTGCGAGTTTCCGGATATCCGCCTAGCAACCCTCAGTGAGGGGCTCTGCGCGCAGGTGCTGCACATCGGTTCCTATGACGAGGAAGCACCCCTGCTCGCGCAACTCCACGATGAATGGATGCCTGAACGGGGGCTAAAGTTCAACGGGCTGCACCACGAGATTTATCTCAGTGACCCGAGGCGGGTCGGGCCTGAGAGACTCAAGACCGTCTTGCGACAGCCAGTGTCGGAATATTCCCCGACCTAG
- a CDS encoding carboxymuconolactone decarboxylase family protein produces the protein MKPGRPYLDKTHPEMYKTLNGLSRQAKDAAISAGLDTALIELIKLRCSQINACVTCLSLHVPEARRVGISETKINVLPAWRQADVFSPRERACLQIAEAVTITDPNRDWDAEFAAYGAALSDQEIAAAEWIAIVINSYNRLSLLSAHPAL, from the coding sequence GTGAAGCCAGGACGCCCTTACCTCGACAAGACTCATCCCGAAATGTACAAGACGCTGAACGGGCTGTCCCGCCAAGCGAAGGATGCGGCCATCAGCGCGGGGCTGGATACGGCGCTCATCGAGCTGATTAAGCTCCGTTGTTCCCAAATTAATGCCTGCGTCACCTGCTTGAGCCTGCACGTTCCCGAGGCAAGGCGCGTCGGGATAAGCGAAACCAAAATTAACGTTCTCCCGGCCTGGCGCCAGGCCGATGTTTTCTCCCCACGCGAGCGCGCATGCCTACAGATTGCGGAAGCAGTCACCATCACAGATCCAAACCGGGATTGGGACGCCGAATTCGCCGCTTACGGTGCCGCGCTGTCAGACCAAGAAATTGCAGCAGCAGAATGGATCGCCATTGTGATCAACTCGTACAACCGACTTTCGCTGCTCAGCGCGCACCCAGCGCTGTAA
- a CDS encoding NAD-dependent succinate-semialdehyde dehydrogenase: protein MKELLAKVPAGLLINGEWVDSITGETYDVKNPATGEVIATMQSAGAEDAIKALDAACAVQKEWAQTPARERSEILRRAFELVTERAEEFATLMTLEMGKPLAEAHGEVKYGAEYLRWFGEEAARMNGRFGHAPDAGFPMLTRRKPVGPCLLITPWNFPLAMATRKVAPAVAAGCTMVLKSARLTPLTAQYFAQTMLDAGLPSGVLNVVSGKSASAISNPIMEDRRLRKISFTGSTPVGQKLLAKASENVLRTSMELGGNAPFIVFEDADLDAAVKGAMGAKMRNIGEACTAANRFLVHSSVIDEFSAKFAAAIVELKVGNGLDDGVTCGPMVEQDAVDHIAELVDDAVARGGRILVGGKRVEGAGYFYEPTVIVDAPIESRVFREEIFGPVAPIFPFDTEAEAVELANDTEYGLASYVFTQDPDRMYRMSDGLEFGLMGFNSGVISNAAAPFGGVKHSGMGREGAAEGIEEYTSLQYIGVKNPY from the coding sequence ATGAAAGAGCTGCTCGCAAAAGTCCCAGCTGGCCTGCTGATTAACGGCGAATGGGTGGACTCGATCACGGGGGAAACCTATGATGTGAAGAACCCGGCGACAGGCGAGGTGATCGCTACCATGCAGTCCGCAGGTGCCGAGGACGCCATAAAGGCCCTCGATGCCGCCTGCGCTGTGCAGAAAGAGTGGGCCCAGACCCCGGCCCGCGAGCGCTCCGAAATCCTGCGCCGCGCCTTCGAACTCGTCACGGAACGCGCCGAAGAGTTCGCTACCCTGATGACACTCGAGATGGGCAAGCCACTGGCCGAGGCACACGGCGAGGTCAAATACGGTGCAGAGTATCTGCGCTGGTTTGGTGAAGAGGCTGCGCGCATGAACGGCCGGTTCGGCCACGCGCCTGACGCTGGCTTCCCGATGCTCACCCGTCGCAAGCCTGTCGGCCCCTGCCTGCTGATCACCCCGTGGAACTTCCCATTGGCGATGGCCACCCGCAAGGTTGCCCCGGCAGTGGCTGCTGGCTGCACAATGGTGCTCAAATCCGCACGCCTGACCCCACTTACCGCGCAATACTTCGCCCAGACCATGCTTGATGCGGGCCTGCCATCGGGCGTGTTGAACGTGGTGTCCGGTAAGTCGGCATCGGCCATCTCCAATCCGATCATGGAGGACCGACGCCTGCGGAAGATCTCCTTCACCGGCTCCACTCCGGTCGGCCAGAAGCTGCTGGCCAAGGCATCGGAAAACGTCTTGCGTACCTCGATGGAGCTCGGCGGCAACGCCCCGTTTATCGTGTTCGAGGATGCTGACCTGGATGCTGCGGTCAAGGGAGCCATGGGCGCGAAAATGCGCAACATCGGCGAGGCATGCACCGCTGCCAATCGTTTCCTCGTGCATTCATCCGTCATCGACGAGTTCTCTGCCAAGTTCGCCGCGGCGATCGTCGAGCTTAAGGTGGGCAACGGCCTCGACGACGGCGTCACCTGCGGTCCGATGGTGGAGCAGGACGCAGTCGACCACATTGCCGAGCTTGTCGACGACGCAGTCGCCCGCGGGGGCCGCATCCTCGTCGGTGGAAAGCGAGTAGAGGGCGCTGGCTACTTCTACGAGCCGACGGTCATCGTCGACGCTCCGATCGAGTCCCGTGTCTTCCGCGAGGAAATCTTCGGACCAGTTGCCCCGATCTTCCCATTCGATACGGAAGCAGAGGCCGTGGAGCTGGCCAATGACACCGAGTACGGCCTGGCCTCCTACGTGTTCACCCAGGATCCAGACCGTATGTACCGCATGTCCGACGGATTGGAGTTCGGACTGATGGGCTTTAACTCGGGTGTCATTTCCAATGCGGCTGCGCCGTTCGGCGGTGTGAAGCACTCTGGCATGGGCCGCGAAGGCGCAGCGGAGGGCATCGAGGAGTACACCTCGTTGCAGTACATCGGGGTGAAGAACCCGTACTAG